A stretch of DNA from Candidatus Saganbacteria bacterium:
AGTTGTTATCGCAGCAAATCTTTTGAAATTGATTCTCTCCAAGAATTGAAGAATTCGGACAGCTTTCCGATTTCACATTCCTTGACAAGCAAAAGCATATCGGCTGAATTAGCCGAAAATGTATTAATTCTTTCGAATGCCACCCCCAGCCAATACAAATCAAAACCCGGATCTTTTTCTTTCGACAATCCCATTAGTTTTTCTTTTGTAAAATAGCCTTCTTTCACAAGAAAATATACATCTATAAAATCACGCAAAGTCGCCCTGCCAAATAAAGCCAAAAGCTTATTTGAGGCAATGTCGACCAAACTGTCTATTTTGATTTTTGGAAATTCATTTGATGCCTTGGAAGGCTCAAAACGAAAAGGGGAGTCCTGTGCTAGGTGGATCAGCGTGGATTTGCCGCCTTTCTTGATTGCTAATTCGACAAATGAGCCTAATCCCCGCGATCTGTCAATGAGGAAATCCCTTTCCTTTAATTCTTTTTCAAGGCTAAAGCTAAACGGCTGGATAATATTTTCTTCCGCTGTAAAAAAATCAAGATCATTGCTTTTCCTGTGCCTAAGATAAAAGGCCGCAAGAGCCGTTCCCCCCGTCAGATAAAAAAGATGGCTATCTGGAGCAAGGCCAAAATTATCTAAAAGCTCTTTTTGTAATGGATTTAGAATTTCCAATGAAATCCTCCCAAAATATCTTAACTTCATTCGGTAAAAATCGCTTCAACCTTAAAAATGATTCCCGAAACTTCGAAGGATTTATTAATTTGAGCAATTCCTTTACATCATTTGTTTTGCCGCAGCTTAGCACTTGTTGGATATACATATCTAATATGGCTGGATCGTTCAAGTCTAAATTCGCATTATCTTTTAAATACCAGAATAATCTTTTATTTGGCTTTATGCCCATATCCAGTTATTATAGCATGAAGCGGTTTAGGGCTTAAGTTCTAGTTTGAATTTCTTCTCGATTTTGAATGGGTGATAAGACAGCTTTGCCTTCCTAAGCCCCGGGATTCCCAGATCTTGTTCAAGATTTACGAATTTGTAGCCATTAAATGTCTTTCGGCAAGCTTCGTTCAGGATTGCCTGCGCGACTCCTTGGAAGGTCGGGTCTACATATTGAAAATGGGCTGAAATCGTTTCTTTGTTCAATTCCGACCCTATTATAAAGCCTAAAAGTTCGTTTTCTGAAAATATCGCCCCGCCCAATAGATTTAGCTCATTGAAATAAAGGAAAGCTTTTTCCAAAGCATTTCTTTGGGCGGAGTGCGCTAGACGCGGGAAATATCTAGATTCTTCCCGGGCTTTGAACCATTTTTCGAATAGTTCCAAAGCCTTGTCTTTGATCCCGAGAGAGATCTGTTCGTATCGATAATTCGGAAAATGCTTCTTGAATTTGTTTATATGGTTCCTTTTGCCGTCGTATTTCTTGCCGGCAAGTGCTGCTAGCTCGTCGATTTTATAGATATAGTCGAATTGGCTTCTTTGGCAGGTCGTCTTATACGGATCGACAGGTATTAACGAGATAAAATCTTCGGAAACCCTCGAAAGATATTTTGTGTATTGAAGGCATGTTTCGATCGTCTCGATCGGTTTGTTGCGGCCAATAGGCTCCAAGAAATAGGGTGTTTCGTTTAGCGGATTAATTAAAACGCAGATATTGTCGTTTAATAATGTGAGCTGTGGGCGATCAAAATCCATCCAGATATACAGATTTGCCAAGGCCAGTTCGCAAATGTTTGGGCTCATGGCTTTTAGCTTATCAGTTAGGATCGTTCTATCTGAAAGTTCGAGCTGCTTGAATTCCGGGAATTTTGGGATCATCCGGGAGCCCTTACCATGCAGGCGCATTTACCGGGGAAACATTCATTACACTCAAGAAGGTTTTTTTTGGGAAGGGAGGGGATGGGGGGTGTTTCAATAAATCCGAATTTCTTGAAGAAGTCAGGTATTACCGTATAAAGATAGATCGGGAGCTGTGCATTTTTAAATAATTCATTTAAAAGTTCCGTTGCAATGCCTTGGCCCTGAAAACCGGTTGCTGCGCCGACCGAGCTTAAAAATAAAATATCGCCATATTTTGTAAGTTTCGCAACGCCTGCAACTGCGCCATCCTTTTCCGCGATATGAAAATCATTATACTCCTGTGCAAAAAAGTAAATATCAAGTTCTTTTAATATTTTATCAATAGTTTCTTTGTCGTTTGGGGTTGCTTTTCGGACCTTGGCCATAAGAAACATATTTTACCAGATTAAAAATCCGATAGCTATCAAGGCCTTTCATGCTATAATCGGGTCGTGGATATTTGGGTTTATTCGTTTGCCAGCGTAATTATTGTAAGCTTGATCTCGCTTATCGGGATTTTTTCCCTCCTGCTTAGAAAAAATCTTCTTGAAAAAATACTGCTTTTCTTAGTAAGTTTTGCCGTCGGGGGATTGTTTGGCGATGCCTTTATTCATCTTCTGCCTGAAGCCTACAAAGGCCTTGGCATCAATCTTTTTGCATCCTCCCTTGTGCTCTTCGGGATAATTTTCTTTTTTGTTCTTGAAAAATTTATCAGGTGGAGACACTGCCATGTGCCTACTTCGGAGAATCATCCTCATCCGGTTGTCTATATGAATTTGATAGGGGACGGGGCGCATAATTTGATCGATGGTATGCTTATCGGCGCCAGTTATCTTGTAAGTATACCTATAGGTATCAGCACAACAATAGCGGTCGTCCTCCATGAAATTCCACAAGAGATAGGGGATTTTGGGGTTTTGGTCAATGGCGGGCTAACAGTCAGAAAAGCGTTGTTCTTTAATTTCCTCACCGCTCTAGCCGCTGTTGTTGGGGTTATGATTTCTTTAATTGTAGGGCCATTTATAAAAGATTATGCATCGTTTATGCTTCCTATAACTGCTGGAGGCTTCCTTTATATAGCAGGTTCCGATCTGATACCCGAACTTCACCATGAGAATGAACTTCGCGATTCGTTCTGGCAATTATTTTCCATATTGCTCGGTGTCGCTATAATGGGGCTACTGCTTCTTATCAATTAGTATCGCAAAATATTTCGTTTTACCCCTTGACTGGTATCTATAATAGGTATAATATCTACATATTATGAATTTGATAGTGGAAAAGCTCGCAAAACCAAAAGAGAGAGAATTAAAAACCCTCGTGTTATTTGTTGAGACTTTCTGCTCTCAAAAGCATGCTGAAAGAGCGCAAAATAGCCAAAAGCTGTGCGATGAGTGCGATAAACTTTTGAAGTATGGAAGAGCGAAACTTATACTATGCAAATATGACCCAAAGCCTAAATGCCGGGAGTGCAAGACCCATTGTTATGCCCCAAGCTATCGCGAAAAAATAAAAGAAGTCATGAAGTTTTCGGGGATGTTCCTTGTAAAAAGGGGGAGGCTGGATCTTTTGCTTCATTTTATATGAATAAATATCTTAATACCGGCATTAAAGAAATAATCACTGAATATCCAAAGATCGGGACGATCCTTGAAGAATACAATATCGGATGCGGTCCGTGCACATTGGGGACTTGCCTCTTAAAAGATGTGGTCGGGATACACGGCCTTTCGCCTGACCAGGAACTCGAGCTAATGTATCGCATCGAAAAAGAGATCTATCCCGATCGAAATATTAAAAAACCAAATCTTGATAGTTCAATAAAAAAACAGAAGCCAAAAGAGTTCACATATTCACCTCCGATACAAAGATTGGTCGATGAGCATGTATTGATCAAGAAATGGCTGGCATTAATGCCTAAAGTTTTAGAAAAAGCAGATCTTTCATCGGAGGATTTTCGTTTAATCATCGCCGATGGGGTTGCTTTTATTCGAAATTATGCCGATAAGTTCCATCATGCAAAAGAAGAGGATGTTCTGTTCGACTATACCGATAAAAACGCGGAGATCGTAAAGATCATTTTCAAGGATCACGATACAGCTCGCGGTTATGTTAAAGCGGCTATTAATGCGCTGGAAAATAATAATAAGGACGCCCTGATCCAAAATCTTTTATCTTATAAAGAGCTATTGACCGAGCATATAAGGAAAGAAGATGAAGTTCTCTACCCGTTTATCGATAGGGGGCTTTCAATGAATCAAATAGGCGAGATGTTTACAAGATTTAATGATGCAGAAGAAAAGATCGATAAGGAGGTTGTCAATAATTGTATAAAGTTTGTTAATGAAGCCGAGCGAAGGATCGAATAAAGTCTCTCGACTGAGCTCGAGACAAGGAGGAAATATCATGAGCGGATGTCCAGGTTCAATGGTACAGGATTTTACGGGTAGGGGAGAAAGCGCATCGGATGAGTCGGGTAAAAGGCAGTCTCAATTAAGGCAATGGCCGATACAATTGCATTTAGTTACGCCGCAAGCGCCATATTTTAATAAGGCTGACGTCTTGATCGCGGCCGATTGCGTGGCATTTTCCGTGGGTGATTTTCACAAAGATTTCCTAAAAGGAAAAAGTCTGGCTATCGCTTGCCCAAAACTTGATGAAGGACAAGAATCATATGTCGAAAAGATTACCCAATTAATTGATGAAGCGAATGTTAATACTCTAACAGTTATGATCATGCAGGTCCCATGCTGTATGGGGCTCGTTAGTTTAGTAAAAGAGGGCGCGGCTGCCGTCAAGAGAAAAGTCCCCATTAAATATATGGTAGCGAGCCTTCAAGGCGATATTATAAAAGAAGAGTGGTTGTGATATAATAATAACAATTACAAGATTGAGGTAGGGAGGTGTTTTCTTGTCAATTTCAAATGTTAAAGTGAATGATGGCTGCATTCTTTGCGGTGTTTGCGAGTCGGTTTGTCCGGAAATTTTTAAAATGGGGGATTCTACGACCGAGGTAATAGCAGGCGATTTTAATAAATTGGAAATTCAAATACGTGAAGCGGCGCAAAGCTGTCCTGTTTCCGTCATAGAAGTTACGGATTAATTGTTATAATGAAAATACTGCTTATAGCCATTGTTTTTTTCCTAATGGCCGTTCAAGTTTTTGCGGGGCCTAATCCGCTTCCCTCAAAGTCGCGCGTCATCCCGACACGTGTGGACGATGCCATATGGGAACTGCGAAAGACCTAAAAAATACCCACGATGTTGGTGCGCGTATAAGTTGGACTCTTAGGCCGGTTATTTCGATAAAAGTTGAAAGCTCCGAAGCCAAGCGATCGCAGATGCAGCTTATATGTTCAAATTGCCATGGATCCCAGTGGATCGAGGGTTTTTATACCCAATACGACAACGGCCTTTGATGATCCGATAGAATGGACCTATTATGAGATGTGGCATCATGAGGGTAGGCGCGCCAGGATGGGGGCTTCCATGATGGGCCCGGATTATACGCAATGGCATGGCATGTACGAAGTCGCGAAACATTTTTATACAAAATTTATTCCGGAAGCCGAGCGCCTTTTGCCGGGAGTCTCAAAAAATACCATGAATAGTGATCATCATAAATGGACCAAGGGGCTATCAAAACAAGAAATGGAAAAGCAGATCGAATACTACAAAGAAAGATATAAGCAATAAAGGATGGCCTCTAACCGAAAAATATAGCCTAAATATCTCTGTTGACAAGGTTGTCTTTTTATGTAATAATGATAATGATTATCATTATCAATTGGTAGTTAAAAGAGTTTGAGCGTAATTTGGAGTTAAAACTATGAAAGAAGAAGCGCTGTTTTTAGAATATTTAAAAGAACATGGTTTTAAAAAGACCAAGCAGAGAAAACTTATCCTGGAAAAATTTCTTGAGATGAAAGGGCATGTTTGTGCCGACGAATTGTATCGAGCGGCGAAAAAAATAATGCCCGGGGTGGGACAGAGCACTGTTTTTAGGGCTGTCAAACTTTTGAAGCAAGCTCAAATCGCATCAGAGGTTAATTTTACCGGGTTGCGGCGAAGATTTGAGCCTGGAGTCACAAAACACCATCACGATCATTTGATCTGTGAAGAGTGCGGCAAGGCGCTGGAAGTCTACGACGATAGGATAGAGAAACTTCAAGACCTTTTGGCCAAGCGCCACTCTTTTGCGCCATCTAGGCATAGAATGGAAATATTTGGGCTGTGTAAGGATTGTAAAAAATAAGGCAGGTTTATTTTTTTATTTTGTAAATGATAATGATTATCATTATCAAAACCAAGAACAAGTAGGCGATATTGATAATCGAGAAAAAAAAGAAGAGGGGGTGTTGATTAGGATGATCGATCGTTTGTAGTTGCTTTTGCTGTGAAATTTATATTGATAAATTTAGGAGGATAAGAAATGTTTAATATTAAATTTGGTTTTTTAAGGATAAGTTCGCTTGTTTTTGTTTGTTTATTCGGTTTTGGTTTATTGTCGCAGGTTGCGGCCGACCAAAGGAACTATGTCTGGACGTACGAATATCAGACCATGCCGCAGGGAGAGGCGGAGATCGAGTATTATATGACGCAGGAGAACCCGTCTTCGACCGATTATTCGAAAAGCACCTGGAAGCCGCTTGTTGAGCTTGAATACGGCTTGACCGACCATTGGGACGTAAGCTTGTACCATCAATTCAAGCAAACAAATACTGCCGCGGCATCGACTCTTTCGTATGACGGCTTTAAGGCCAGGACGAGGTATCGTATAGGTGAAAAGAACCAATTGCCCTTTGATACTCTTCTATATTTAGAATATATCGGAAAGAATGCGCTAAACCAGACCCCGCAGGGCGAAATGAAATTGATCTTGGCGAAGGATATTTCAAATATTAATTTTTCGTACAACCAGATCTATAAATGGAATTTGCAGGGAGGAGCGTTCGAGCACGAATATTCGGCAGGGGTCAGCGTCCAGGCGCCACGCTTGTCGCTTGGTTTTGAAGCAAAAGGGAATTATACGGCGGGAAAACACGCTTTTGGCCCGACCATTTCAATGACTGCGAACAAATTCTGGACATCGCTTGGAACAGTAATTGGCCTTAACAGCAATACAGACGCATCGCAAACCAGGATACTAATAGGCATCTGGTTGTAGATAAGGAGATTTTTTTGTGAAGAAAATTGTCTTGATGGGATTAATATTGATTTTGGGAATAGGCAGCAGATCTCTTGCTTACCGGCCCTTTGGCACAGAAGACGCGGGAGTTGCGGGGAAAAGAGTTATTCAAGCGGAATTAAGTTATGATTATTTAAAATGGAAAGACGGCAGCCTTGAAGGATCTTTTATGCTCACTCCGATCTATGGCATAACCGAAAATTTGGAAATATCTTGCGAGATACCTTATTTTCAGCATAATTTGCAGTTAGCAGCGGCCAAGACTGGAATTGGGGATATTAATTTGGTCGCAAAGTATTTGTTTGTGCAGGATGAGAGTTCGAGCCTTGCCCTTGCCGTAAAAAGTGTCGTAAAACTGGATAATGGCGATTTTAATGCCGGCCACGGCAGCGGCGGCAAAGATTATAGCTTGTTTGCCGTTTGTTCAAAAACTTTGGGGAGGGCAACTATCCATTCCCATTTGGGATATTCGATTATCGGGCGCGCAATGAATCCAAATTTACGGAATATTTCTCTTTTTGGTTTGGCCCTTGATTATTCGTTAACCGATCCTTTGCATTTGGCTTTAGAAATAAATGGGAATAGGCATCCGGACAGCACACAGCCGGCCGATCCAAGAAATTGTCTTTTCGGGATAACCTACAAGGCTTCAGAAAAGGTGATCTATGATTCTGCGCTAAAGATCGGCCTCTCGGATTCAAGCCCTGTTTGGGATTATACACTTGGAGCTTCGATCACTTTGTGAGGTATAATATAAAAGGAAAAAATCATGAGCGAATGCTGCGGTAAAGACGACAAGAAAACCATGCCTGCCGGCAGGCAGGTAAAAATAGACCTCACCGGGTTAAAAAAGATCGCGCTCGTCGGCAATCCAAATGTCGGGAAAAGTGTTGTGTTTTCTCATCTTACCGGCGTATATGTTACGGTATCAAATTATCCCGGAACTACGGTCGAGATAACGCGAGGATCCGGCGTGATCGATGGAAAGAAGATCTCAATCATCGATACTCCCGGCATGAACAGTCTTATCCCTTCATCCGAGGACGAAAAGGTGTCAAGGGAGCTTCTGGAAGATGAACACCCGGACCTTGTAGTGCAAATTGCCGACGCAAAAAATCTAAAGCGCACTCTTCTTCTAACCTACGAATTAAAAGCCATGGGTTTTCCGATGATATTGGTTTTAAATATGATGGATGAAGCTGAACAGAGGCGCATCGATATCGATGTGAAAAAACTGGAAGCGGTCCTTGATACAAAGATCATTAAAACCGTTGCGACGGACGGAGTAGGGATATGGGAACTTAAAGACGCGATAAAAGCAAAAACAGCGGTCAAACACGATTATAAAATAGATTGGTTGCCGTCAAGCCATAAGGACGTAAAAGACCGCCACAATGAAGTTGTTAAAGTCTACGATCTTTCGGTTAAAAAAATGCCCCATAAGATACTATTCCTCGAGAGAATAGGCGATCTTACAATGAGGCCGTTAACCGGCATTCCGATCCTGTTTCTTGTCCTATGGCTTATGTATCAGGTTGTGGGAGTCTGGGCGGCGGGGGACGGAGTAGGCTTTATGGAAAAGATTGTTTTTGGGAAATTCGTTAATCCAATCTCTATAAAAGTAATAACTGCAATTATTCCAATAAAGATCATTCAGGAATTTTTGGTTGGTGAATACGGGATTATTACAATGGCCCTAAGCTATGCTATTGCGATCATACTTCCCATCTTATCCGCTTTCTTTTTATTCTTTTCATTGCTGGAAGATTCCGGATATTTGCCCAGGCTTTCAATATTATTAAATAAATCTTTCAGGACTATAGGGCTTTCTGGCAAGGCTGTGATCCCAATGGTTTTGGGCCTTGGCTGTGATACGATGGCTACAATGACAACGCGCACACTTGAAACCACAAAAGAAAGGGTCATTGCGACCCTGCTTTTGGCGCTCGCTGTCCCATGTTCGGCCCAGCTTGGCGTTATTTTGGGGCTTATTGGAGGCCTTTCCGCTAAAGCTACAATGATCTGGGCTGGTGTTGTGATCCTGATATTCTTTTTGGTGGGGTATCTCTCGGCGCGTGTAGTCCCCGGCAAATCATCGGATTTTATTATGGAGATCCCGCCGATCAGGATGCCAAAGTTGAAAAATATCTTTGTCAAAACTTTGGCCCGTATCGAATGGTATTTGACGGAAGCTGTCCCACTGTTTATAGCGGGAACAGCCGCTTTATTTGTTTTGGATAAGACGCATGCCCTAAAAGCGATAGAAAACTTTGCAAGTCCGCTCGTTGTGAATTTTATGGGGCTTCCCGCTAAAGCGACCGAAGCGTTTTTGATCGGTTTTTTCAGGCGGGACTATGGGGCGGCCGGGCTATATGCGCTCTCGCGAGCACATGAACTGGATCCCATCCAAACAGTCGTCAGTTTGGTCACGATCACTTTATTTGTCCCTTGTCTTGCGCAGTTTTTGGTTATGGTAAAAGAAAGAGGCTTAAAGACCGCGTTATGGATAGTCGCATTTATTTTCCCGTTCGCTTTTCTTGTCGGCGGGATATTGAATTTTATTTTGCGTTACTATAAAGTTGCGTTATGAAGTGCGCGCTGTGCGGCAAAGAATTTGAACCTAGCGCTACAGCATGCGCAAGCTGTCCCATGCACTCGGGCTGCGACCTTATAAGATGCCCAAATTGCAGATATGAGTTCCCAAAAGAATCAAAAATTGTTGGTTTCTTTAGTAATTTGTTCGATTTTATAAGGAATAGGAAAAGGAGGAGGGAAAAATGTCCACCCAAGATATAGATGAAGTATTGGAAATAATCTGGATGCAGAGAGAATCGGGCAAATCGGATCTCTGCGTCATCAAAGAAGAGATCGAAACCGCAAGGCTCAAAGATGTGATCTTCGACATGAAAGACGATGGATTGCTTAAGATCGAGAATAAAAAGATCGCCTTTACGGAGATTGGAGAGAAAAAAGCGTCGGAATTGATAAGACGCCATCGGCTGGCCGAGAGGCTTTTGATCGATGTTATGGATGCGTCAAGAGAAGGAATAGAGGAACCCGCCTGCCAGTTCGAGCATATGGTGTCCGAGGAAGTAACAAATGCCATTTGCACACTGCTTGGGCATCCAAGATATTGTCCTCACAACTTATCGATACCTGTTGGAAAATGCTGCAAAGTTGCGGAACAACAATTGGAAAGCCTTCTTGTCCCATTAGATAAGATAGATGTCGGAGAGTGGGCGATTGTTTCATATGTATTGTCGCATTCAAATCCGCGCCTTCACAAATTAATGTCTTTTGGCATTAACCCCGGGATTAAAATAAAAGTGCATCAAAAGTCACCAACTTATGTAATTCAAGTTGAAGAAACACAAATTGCCCTCGAAAGCGATGTTGTACGCGATATCTATGTAAGGCGCACCTAGAAAATACTACATCTAGCGTCTTGACAAAATCCGCGGCAAAAGTAAAATGAATATCACTTATTACTTGGAGGTGTATTGATGCAAAAGTTCCTGGAATCAATTAAAAAGCGAAACGGCAAGATAGTCCCATTTTCCGAAAAGAAGATAGAAGAGGCCATTTCTAAAGCATTGGCTGTGGTGGGCGATGAAAGTTTACTCCTTGCAAAAAAAGTTGCGGAGAAAGTCCTCCACTCATTGAAAAAGAAATTTGGCTTCAATATTCCGACCGTTGAACAGGTCCAAGATATTGTTGAAGCCGAACTTATATCCGAAGGGCTGGCCGATTGCGCTAAAGCTTATATCCTTTATCGCAATAAAAGGTCTGAATTCCGCGAATCACAGGCGTTTATAAGGAAGATCGACGGCCTGGTACAGGGATATGTTTCGCAATCAGACTGGCGAGTTGCAGAAAACAGCAACGCTTCATATTCATTGTCAGGGCTTCAGGCCCATATTTCGGGGGCAGTTATTGCCGAATACACGCTCAAGTACATATATCCAGCGGAGATCGGACAGGCCCACAGGAATGGCGATTTTCATATCCATGACCTGGGACTTGGCACATTTGCGGGATATTGCGCCGGATGGTCATTAAGGCAATTGTTGGAGATCGGATTTAACGGCGTCCATGGAAGAGTGTCGGCAAGCCCTGCAAAGCACTTCAATTCTGCATTAGGGCAGATAGTCAATTTCTTAGGAACAATGCAGAACGAATGGGCCGGGGCGCAAGCATTTTCATCGTTTGACACATATCTTGCGCCTTTAGCCGCAAAAGACGGCCTTAATTACAAAGAAATAAAACAAGCGATCCAGGAATTTGTTTTTGCGATCAATGCAACAAGCAGATGGGGAAACCAGGTCCCATTCACGAATATCACCCTCGACTGGACTGTGCCCGAAGATATGAAAGATCAGCCAGTATTATACGGAGGGCAATATCTTCAAGATGAAACATACTCCAATTTCCAAGAACAAATGGATATGATAAATAAAGCTTTCATAGAGGTCATGATCAAAGGGGATATTAACGGCAGGATATTCACTTTCCCTATCCCTACATATAATATAACCACCGATTTTAATTGGGATTCGGAGAATGCTAATTTACTTTTTGAAATGACGGCAAAGTATGGCATCCCATATTTCCAGAATTTCATCAACAGCAGCCTTAAGCCTTCGGATGTCCGCAGTATGTGCTGCAGGCTCCAACTCGATATGCGGGAATTAAAGAGCAAGACAGGCGGACTTTTCGGATCAGGCGAAAAGACAGGAAGCATAGGCGTTGTTACTGTCAACCTTCCGCGCCTTGGATTTTTATCCAAGACCGAAGAAGAATTCTTTGATCGCGCAGAAACTCTTCTTTATCTTGCAAAGGAATCACTGGAGATCAAGCGCAAAGAAGTCAACAAAAATATGGAAGAAGGATTGCTCCCATGGTCTAAGAGGTATCTTGGGACCCTTAAGTTCCATTTTTCGACAATAGGCATAGTCGGTATGCACGAATGCTGCCTAAATTTTTTAGGAAAAGGCGTTGATACCCCCGCCGGCAAAGCGTTTGCGCACAAAGTGATGGATTTCTTCAGGGCAAAGATTATGGGATTCCAGGTTGAAACCGGGCATATATTCAATCTTGAAGCAACCCCCGCTGAAGGCACGGCTTACCGCTTGGCTAGGATAGATAAAAGGACACACCCGGAAATTATTACATCCGGGACGCCAGATATCCCGTATTATACCAACTCTTCCCAGCTTCCGGTCGGATATACCGACGATATATTTGAAGCGCTTGAGCACCAGGACGAGCTTCAGACAAAATACACAGGAGGAACGGTGCTTCACGGGTTTATCGGTGAGCGCATCGATTCGCCCGAAGCCTGCAAGAAGCTTGTCAAAAAGATAGCTTATAAGTTCAGGCTTCCGTATTTTACTATTACGCCGACATTCAGCGTATGCCCCGTCCATGGATATATAAGAGGGGAGCATTTCTGCTGCCCACATTTAAACGAAGAGGGGGTGAAACAAGATGAAAGACCAAGAGAAAAAGTGCTCGTTGCCAACTGAAGTTTACAGCCGAGTGGTAGGATATTTCCGTCCAGTTCAGAACTGGAACGCAGGCAAGAAAGAAGAGTTCAAGAACAGAAAGACCTATGACCCAAAGAAGAGCGCTTAAATTCAGCGGCATTCAGAAGACAACTCTTGCTGATTACCCAAACGAAATTGCGTGCACGCTTTTTGTTTCGGGATGCAATTTCCGCTGTCCTTTCTGCTA
This window harbors:
- a CDS encoding metal-dependent transcriptional regulator, whose amino-acid sequence is MSTQDIDEVLEIIWMQRESGKSDLCVIKEEIETARLKDVIFDMKDDGLLKIENKKIAFTEIGEKKASELIRRHRLAERLLIDVMDASREGIEEPACQFEHMVSEEVTNAICTLLGHPRYCPHNLSIPVGKCCKVAEQQLESLLVPLDKIDVGEWAIVSYVLSHSNPRLHKLMSFGINPGIKIKVHQKSPTYVIQVEETQIALESDVVRDIYVRRT
- a CDS encoding ribonucleoside triphosphate reductase; translated protein: MQKFLESIKKRNGKIVPFSEKKIEEAISKALAVVGDESLLLAKKVAEKVLHSLKKKFGFNIPTVEQVQDIVEAELISEGLADCAKAYILYRNKRSEFRESQAFIRKIDGLVQGYVSQSDWRVAENSNASYSLSGLQAHISGAVIAEYTLKYIYPAEIGQAHRNGDFHIHDLGLGTFAGYCAGWSLRQLLEIGFNGVHGRVSASPAKHFNSALGQIVNFLGTMQNEWAGAQAFSSFDTYLAPLAAKDGLNYKEIKQAIQEFVFAINATSRWGNQVPFTNITLDWTVPEDMKDQPVLYGGQYLQDETYSNFQEQMDMINKAFIEVMIKGDINGRIFTFPIPTYNITTDFNWDSENANLLFEMTAKYGIPYFQNFINSSLKPSDVRSMCCRLQLDMRELKSKTGGLFGSGEKTGSIGVVTVNLPRLGFLSKTEEEFFDRAETLLYLAKESLEIKRKEVNKNMEEGLLPWSKRYLGTLKFHFSTIGIVGMHECCLNFLGKGVDTPAGKAFAHKVMDFFRAKIMGFQVETGHIFNLEATPAEGTAYRLARIDKRTHPEIITSGTPDIPYYTNSSQLPVGYTDDIFEALEHQDELQTKYTGGTVLHGFIGERIDSPEACKKLVKKIAYKFRLPYFTITPTFSVCPVHGYIRGEHFCCPHLNEEGVKQDERPREKVLVAN